One part of the Mustela erminea isolate mMusErm1 chromosome 11, mMusErm1.Pri, whole genome shotgun sequence genome encodes these proteins:
- the STARD3NL gene encoding STARD3 N-terminal-like protein encodes MNPLQEDMENALTGSQSSHASLRDVHSINPTHLMARIESYEGREKKGISDVRRTFCLFVTFDLLFVTLLWIIELNVNGGIENTLEKEVVQYDYYSSYFDIFLLAVFRFKVLILAYAVCRLRHWWAIALTTAVTSAFLLAKVILSKLFSQGAFGYVLPIISFLLAWIETWFLDFKVLPQEAEEENRLLIVQDASERAALIPGGLSDGQFYSPPESEAGSEEEAEEKQDSEKPLLEL; translated from the exons ATGAACCCCCTGCAAGAAGACATGGAGAACGCTCTCACAGGGAGTCAGAGCTCTCACGCTTCTTTGCGCGATGTTCATTCCATCAACCCCACACACCTCATGGCCAGGATCGAGTCTtatgaaggaagggaaaagaaagggatatCTGATGTCAGGAggactttctgtttgtttgtcaCCTTTGACCTCTTATTTGTAACATTACTCTGGATAATAGAGTTAAAT GTGAATGGAGGCATTGAGAATACATTAGAGAAGGAGGTGGTGCAGTATGACTACTACTCCTCTTATTTTGATATATTC ctctTGGCAGTTTTTCGATTTAAAGTGTTAATACTTGCATATGCTGTATGCAGACTGCGCCACTGGTGGGCCATAGCG TTGACAACAGCAGTGACCAGTGCCTTTTTACTCGCAAAAGTGATCCTCTCAAAG CTTTTCTCCCAAGGGGCTTTCGGCTACGTGCTGCCCATCATTTCATTTCTCCTTGCCTGGATTGAGACGTGGTTCCTGGATTTCAAAGTCTTACCTcaagaggcagaagaggaaaaca GACTCCTGATAGTTCAGGATGCTTCAGAGAGGGCAGCACTTATACCTGGTGGTCTTTCAGATGGTCAGTTTTATTCTCCTCCTGAATCTGAAGCAG